A single region of the Lotus japonicus ecotype B-129 chromosome 4, LjGifu_v1.2 genome encodes:
- the LOC130715657 gene encoding WAT1-related protein At1g68170-like isoform X1 has translation MMSGESNLYKGLKPVILMVFVQVAYAAVNIIYKLAIKDGMNMPVANAYRLIFASAVTIPLAFIFDRKKRPKITWRVLFLAFLCGLFGGSLFLNLYAVGLALTSATFMLAMVNLIIGITFIMATTFRLEKLNFGVPEGKAKVIGTCVGISGAMLMTFLKGVEINIFPSQINLLHPHRDQNKHMGQHHVDFSNKLLGVPSAIASCCSFSLWLIIQAQVNKEFPSHHSSSALMCTMGAIQSIVVALCFERDWNQWKLGYDIRLLTVAYSGIVASGLVVIMISYCVKMRGPLFASIFNPLQLLLVAIAAYLLLDEKLYLGSVLGAGLIVCGLYTVLWGKSKEMKKKTQLIPLENTKQPEVTEIAVMSMTIDHDKWVHSNQNQTSATWNVANDQ, from the exons ATGATGAGCGGGGAATCCAATTTATACAAAGGACTGAAACCAGTGATACTAATGGTGTTTGTGCAGGTTGCATATGCTGCAGTGAATATCATCTACAAGCTCGCCATAAAGGATGGAATGAACATGCCGGTGGCTAATGCCTACCGCCTCATTTTTGCATCGGCTGTCACTATCCCTCTTGCTTTTATCTTTGATAG GAAGAAGAGGCCAAAAATTACATGGAGGGTACTTTTTTTGGCATTTCTTTGTGGATTGTTTGG GGGAAGTTTATTTCTAAACCTTTATGCCGTGGGTCTGGCTTTGACGTCAGCAACGTTTATGTTGGCCATGGTCAACCTTATTATAGGCATTACCTTCATCATGGCTACAACCTTCCG AttggaaaaattaaatttcGGAGTACCAGAAGGGAAGGCAAAGGTGATAGGAACATGCGTTGGAATTAGTGGGGCAATGCTCATGACCTTTCTCAAAGGGGtggaaattaatatttttccttcccaaattaaCCTTTTGCATCCACATCGGGACCAAAATAAGCATATGGGGCAACATCATGTAGACTTTAGTAATAAACTACTTGGGGTTCCAAGTGCCATTGCAAGTTGCTGCTCTTTTTCTTTGTGGTTAATCATTCAG GCTCAAGTGAACAAAGAATTCCCCAGCCATCACTCAAGCTCAGCGTTGATGTGCACAATGGGAGCGATACAATCCATTGTTGTTGCTCTTTGTTTTGAAAGGGATTGGAATCAATGGAAGTTGGGTTACGATATCAGACTTCTAACTGTGGCTTATTCG GGAATTGTGGCCTCTGGTTTGGTAGTCATTATGATTTCCTATTGCGTAAAGATGAGAGGGCCTCTATTTGCATCTATTTTCAATCCTCTACAACTTTTACTTGTCGCTATCGCTGCTTATTTGTTGTTGGATGAGAAGTTATATCTAGGAAG TGTTCTTGGAGCTGGGCTGATCGTGTGTGGCCTATACACTGTGCTTTGGGGTAAGAGcaaagaaatgaaaaagaagaCTCAGTTAATTCCATTGGAAAACACCAAACAGCCCGAAGTTACTGAGATTGCTGTTATGTCTATGACCATAGATCATGATAAATGGGTCCATAGCAATCAAAATCAAACTAGTGCAACCTGGAATGTTGCTAATGATCAATAA
- the LOC130715657 gene encoding WAT1-related protein At1g68170-like isoform X2, which yields MMSGESNLYKGLKPVILMVFVQVAYAAVNIIYKLAIKDGMNMPVANAYRLIFASAVTIPLAFIFDRGSLFLNLYAVGLALTSATFMLAMVNLIIGITFIMATTFRLEKLNFGVPEGKAKVIGTCVGISGAMLMTFLKGVEINIFPSQINLLHPHRDQNKHMGQHHVDFSNKLLGVPSAIASCCSFSLWLIIQAQVNKEFPSHHSSSALMCTMGAIQSIVVALCFERDWNQWKLGYDIRLLTVAYSGIVASGLVVIMISYCVKMRGPLFASIFNPLQLLLVAIAAYLLLDEKLYLGSVLGAGLIVCGLYTVLWGKSKEMKKKTQLIPLENTKQPEVTEIAVMSMTIDHDKWVHSNQNQTSATWNVANDQ from the exons ATGATGAGCGGGGAATCCAATTTATACAAAGGACTGAAACCAGTGATACTAATGGTGTTTGTGCAGGTTGCATATGCTGCAGTGAATATCATCTACAAGCTCGCCATAAAGGATGGAATGAACATGCCGGTGGCTAATGCCTACCGCCTCATTTTTGCATCGGCTGTCACTATCCCTCTTGCTTTTATCTTTGATAG GGGAAGTTTATTTCTAAACCTTTATGCCGTGGGTCTGGCTTTGACGTCAGCAACGTTTATGTTGGCCATGGTCAACCTTATTATAGGCATTACCTTCATCATGGCTACAACCTTCCG AttggaaaaattaaatttcGGAGTACCAGAAGGGAAGGCAAAGGTGATAGGAACATGCGTTGGAATTAGTGGGGCAATGCTCATGACCTTTCTCAAAGGGGtggaaattaatatttttccttcccaaattaaCCTTTTGCATCCACATCGGGACCAAAATAAGCATATGGGGCAACATCATGTAGACTTTAGTAATAAACTACTTGGGGTTCCAAGTGCCATTGCAAGTTGCTGCTCTTTTTCTTTGTGGTTAATCATTCAG GCTCAAGTGAACAAAGAATTCCCCAGCCATCACTCAAGCTCAGCGTTGATGTGCACAATGGGAGCGATACAATCCATTGTTGTTGCTCTTTGTTTTGAAAGGGATTGGAATCAATGGAAGTTGGGTTACGATATCAGACTTCTAACTGTGGCTTATTCG GGAATTGTGGCCTCTGGTTTGGTAGTCATTATGATTTCCTATTGCGTAAAGATGAGAGGGCCTCTATTTGCATCTATTTTCAATCCTCTACAACTTTTACTTGTCGCTATCGCTGCTTATTTGTTGTTGGATGAGAAGTTATATCTAGGAAG TGTTCTTGGAGCTGGGCTGATCGTGTGTGGCCTATACACTGTGCTTTGGGGTAAGAGcaaagaaatgaaaaagaagaCTCAGTTAATTCCATTGGAAAACACCAAACAGCCCGAAGTTACTGAGATTGCTGTTATGTCTATGACCATAGATCATGATAAATGGGTCCATAGCAATCAAAATCAAACTAGTGCAACCTGGAATGTTGCTAATGATCAATAA